A window from Vulcanimicrobium alpinum encodes these proteins:
- a CDS encoding ABC transporter ATP-binding protein: MILEMRDVAAGYGGVSALRGVTLHVDEGETVALVGANGAGKSTLLKSISGLVRPTAGTIAFAGASLAAVRAPARVALGIAHVPEGRDVFGSLSVRENLDLGAYALGRRRSARELDALRDAVLERFPVLRDRLERSAAELSGGQQQMLAIGRGLMAKPRLLLLDEPSLGLAPSLVDQIFAIVRDLRELGVTVLIAEQNARMTLAIADRGYVLENGAVVAADTGRALLASPQIVERYLGIGAGASAHARESTAGALASALRAILREP, from the coding sequence GTGATCCTCGAGATGCGCGACGTCGCCGCGGGCTACGGCGGCGTCAGTGCGCTGCGCGGGGTCACGCTGCACGTCGACGAGGGCGAGACCGTCGCGCTCGTCGGTGCCAACGGCGCCGGCAAATCGACGCTCCTGAAGTCGATCTCCGGACTCGTGCGCCCCACCGCGGGGACGATCGCGTTCGCCGGCGCTTCGCTGGCGGCGGTGCGCGCGCCGGCGCGCGTCGCGCTCGGGATCGCGCACGTCCCCGAAGGCCGCGACGTCTTCGGCAGCCTGAGCGTTCGCGAGAACCTCGATCTCGGCGCGTACGCGCTGGGACGCCGCCGCTCGGCGCGCGAGTTGGACGCGCTGCGCGACGCCGTGCTGGAACGGTTTCCGGTGCTGCGCGATCGGCTCGAGCGTTCGGCCGCCGAGCTCTCCGGCGGACAGCAGCAGATGCTCGCGATCGGCCGCGGGCTGATGGCGAAGCCGCGGCTGCTGCTGCTCGACGAACCGTCGCTCGGCCTCGCGCCTTCGCTCGTCGATCAGATCTTCGCGATCGTGCGCGATCTGCGCGAACTCGGCGTCACGGTCCTGATCGCCGAGCAGAACGCGCGGATGACGCTCGCGATCGCCGATCGCGGCTACGTGCTGGAAAACGGCGCCGTGGTCGCCGCCGACACCGGCCGCGCCCTCCTCGCTTCGCCGCAGATCGTCGAGCGCTACTTGGGGATCGGCGCCGGCGCGTCGGCGCACGCGCGCGAAAGCACCGCCGGCGCGCTCGCCTCGGCGCTGCGCGCGATCCTGCGGGAACCGTGA
- a CDS encoding CaiB/BaiF CoA transferase family protein, which translates to MSDGGLPLAGITVVAIEQAVAAPFATRQLADMGARVIKIERPDGGDFARGYDASVNGLSSFFVWLNRGKESVAVDLKAPGAARILDALLARADVFVQNLAPGAAERLGLGAAELRARYPALIACSVTGYGDGGPYGQKKAYDLLVQAESGLPAITGDAEPAKVGISICDIAAGMYAFSSILLALFARTSGGAGASLSVSLFDALAEWMSAPAYATLGTGREPPRTGLAHNTIYPYGAFRCGDGGRVMLAVQNDREWAALCAGVLGRPELARDPRFATNVARNAHRSEIDALIEAAFAGRTRDEAGALLERNGIASSRANSVAEFLEHPQLRERGRWSEVDTPAGRTASLLPPFSGLGTPAMGPVPALGEHTARVFEEFGLREPA; encoded by the coding sequence TGATCAAGATCGAACGTCCCGACGGCGGCGACTTCGCGCGCGGATACGACGCGAGCGTCAACGGCCTGTCCTCATTCTTCGTGTGGCTCAACCGCGGCAAAGAGAGCGTCGCCGTCGATCTCAAAGCACCCGGCGCGGCGCGCATCCTCGACGCGCTGCTCGCGCGGGCCGACGTCTTCGTGCAGAACCTCGCCCCGGGCGCGGCGGAGCGCCTCGGCCTCGGCGCGGCGGAGCTTCGCGCGCGCTACCCCGCGCTGATCGCCTGCAGCGTCACCGGCTACGGCGACGGCGGCCCCTACGGGCAGAAGAAGGCATACGATCTGCTCGTGCAGGCGGAGTCCGGCTTGCCCGCGATCACCGGCGACGCGGAGCCGGCGAAGGTCGGGATCTCGATCTGCGACATTGCGGCGGGGATGTACGCGTTCTCGTCGATTCTGCTGGCGCTCTTCGCGCGCACGTCCGGCGGCGCGGGTGCGTCGCTTTCCGTTTCGCTCTTCGATGCGCTCGCCGAATGGATGTCGGCGCCGGCCTACGCGACGCTCGGCACCGGCCGCGAACCGCCGCGCACCGGGCTCGCGCACAACACGATCTATCCGTACGGCGCGTTTCGCTGCGGCGACGGCGGCCGCGTGATGCTCGCGGTGCAGAACGATCGCGAATGGGCTGCCCTGTGCGCCGGCGTGCTGGGCCGTCCGGAACTCGCACGCGATCCGCGCTTCGCGACGAACGTCGCGCGCAACGCGCACCGCAGCGAGATCGACGCCCTGATCGAAGCCGCGTTCGCCGGACGCACGCGCGACGAAGCCGGCGCGCTGCTCGAACGCAACGGGATCGCGTCGTCGCGCGCGAACAGCGTCGCGGAATTTCTCGAGCACCCGCAGCTGCGCGAGCGCGGACGATGGAGCGAGGTGGACACGCCCGCCGGCCGCACCGCCTCGCTGCTGCCGCCGTTCAGCGGGCTCGGCACGCCCGCGATGGGACCGGTGCCCGCGCTCGGCGAGCACACGGCCCGCGTCTTCGAGGAGTTCGGCTTGCGCGAACCTGCCTGA
- a CDS encoding ABC transporter permease → MHDALETAIGGLVEGSVFALVAIGFALVFRVTGTVNLAQGAFVVLGALTTYSFEQTLHWPLPLAVLGALGVAAVVGALLAIAVLAPGLRRLPPSGMVMLTSGLLTVFEGAALLVWGSQPYQLPPFSGYHPVAFAGLLVPTQSFWDLGITAVVVALLWYVLQRTTFGRALRACAENPAAATLMGIDVARVRVLSYTAACVLGALSGIAIGPIVSLQFDGGRFFTVYGFISVAIGGLGSFAGALLGGLGLGLVQQLGAFYVSSIFATTLAIAILIVVLVFRPSGLFGRGARREDNRTGGAHAGALGARFDPRIVRAAAIAAPVVILLLPLVLPDGALSSLVIAGIVFIAVMGLDVLMGFAGQVSLGHAAFVAIGGYVAAIAAVRFHVPPLLGALLALVVSLACAAVLAGLTVRLRGHYMALATLAFGLLVDSLAVGLGDWTGGPSGLTGIPHVAFGAFAIDGQRANYYLVWAVAIVAFVLLANLLRSDFGRALRAIRTDQTAALALGIDVPRYKLYAFLISAACASIAGSLYAYYFQFISPEMVSTPRSLEFVTMLVIGGEGTLAGPLLGVLLLVLLPNAVQALQQAKTLFAGLILVGGLLLLPSGILGAIAGLLRRAPARDDAAVPARGAAT, encoded by the coding sequence GTGCACGACGCGCTCGAGACCGCGATCGGCGGCCTCGTCGAGGGGTCGGTCTTCGCGCTCGTCGCGATCGGCTTCGCGCTGGTCTTCCGCGTCACCGGGACGGTGAATCTCGCGCAGGGTGCGTTCGTCGTCCTCGGCGCGCTCACGACGTACTCGTTCGAACAGACGCTGCACTGGCCGCTCCCGCTCGCGGTGCTCGGCGCGCTCGGCGTCGCGGCGGTCGTCGGCGCGCTGCTCGCAATCGCCGTCCTCGCGCCGGGGCTGCGGCGCCTTCCTCCCAGCGGGATGGTGATGCTCACCAGCGGCCTGCTGACGGTCTTCGAAGGCGCCGCGCTGCTGGTGTGGGGGAGCCAGCCGTATCAGCTCCCGCCGTTCTCCGGCTACCATCCCGTCGCGTTCGCCGGGCTGCTGGTGCCGACGCAGTCGTTCTGGGATCTCGGGATCACCGCGGTCGTCGTCGCGCTGTTGTGGTACGTCCTGCAGCGCACGACGTTCGGGCGCGCGCTGCGCGCGTGCGCCGAGAATCCCGCCGCCGCGACGCTGATGGGGATCGACGTCGCGCGCGTGCGCGTCCTCTCGTACACGGCGGCGTGCGTGCTGGGCGCGCTCTCGGGGATCGCGATCGGTCCGATCGTCTCGCTGCAGTTCGACGGCGGACGGTTCTTCACGGTGTACGGATTCATCTCGGTCGCGATCGGCGGACTCGGCTCGTTCGCCGGCGCGCTGCTCGGCGGACTCGGACTGGGCCTCGTACAGCAGCTCGGCGCGTTCTACGTCTCGTCGATCTTCGCGACGACGCTGGCGATCGCGATCCTGATCGTCGTGCTCGTCTTCCGCCCCAGCGGCCTCTTCGGCCGCGGCGCGCGCCGCGAAGACAATCGCACCGGCGGCGCGCATGCGGGCGCGCTCGGCGCGCGCTTCGATCCGCGCATCGTGCGCGCGGCGGCGATCGCCGCGCCGGTCGTCATCCTGCTGCTCCCGCTGGTGCTCCCCGACGGCGCGCTCAGTTCGCTGGTCATCGCGGGGATCGTCTTCATCGCGGTGATGGGACTCGACGTGCTGATGGGATTTGCGGGGCAGGTGAGCCTCGGGCATGCGGCGTTCGTCGCGATCGGCGGCTACGTCGCCGCGATCGCGGCGGTGCGCTTTCACGTGCCGCCGCTGCTCGGCGCGCTGCTCGCGCTTGTCGTCTCGCTCGCGTGCGCCGCGGTCCTCGCCGGGCTCACCGTGCGCCTGCGCGGGCACTACATGGCGCTGGCGACGCTCGCGTTCGGTCTGCTCGTCGATTCGCTCGCGGTGGGGCTCGGCGACTGGACCGGCGGACCCTCCGGGCTCACCGGGATCCCGCACGTCGCCTTCGGCGCCTTCGCGATCGACGGCCAGCGCGCGAACTACTATCTCGTGTGGGCGGTCGCGATCGTCGCGTTCGTCCTGCTCGCGAACCTGCTCCGCTCGGATTTCGGACGCGCCCTGCGCGCGATCCGCACCGACCAGACCGCGGCGCTGGCGCTGGGAATCGACGTTCCGCGGTACAAGTTGTACGCGTTTCTGATCAGCGCGGCGTGCGCGTCGATCGCCGGCAGTCTGTACGCGTATTACTTTCAGTTCATCTCGCCCGAGATGGTGAGCACGCCGCGCTCGCTCGAGTTCGTGACGATGCTGGTGATCGGCGGTGAAGGAACGCTGGCGGGGCCGCTGCTCGGCGTTTTGCTGCTGGTGCTGCTCCCCAACGCCGTGCAGGCGCTGCAGCAGGCGAAGACGCTCTTCGCCGGGCTGATCTTGGTCGGCGGCCTGCTGCTGCTGCCCTCCGGAATCCTTGGCGCGATCGCCGGCCTGCTGCGGCGCGCACCTGCGCGCGACGACGCCGCGGTGCCGGCACGCGGAGCGGCAACGTGA
- a CDS encoding CDGSH iron-sulfur domain-containing protein, which produces MSILETAAPDRAHIAPVTTREELIYLLSRASELEHGLACVYLYAAHSLKSDVDEGGLTVEQARMVRDWKRKLAGVAIEEMLHLAQVTNMLTAIGGAPHFRRTNFPMPPEAFPFGIELSLEPFSRGLIERLVCYEMPEAGVLAAEKQSAYDEIRSRVVREREAEIDAMPTHCAVEPFEIDFRTVGEFYHKIESGFRCIPEDVLFIGPREAQANARFVDLDGELIAVVDRDSACRAIEMIVSQGESPSTDHPDAHFCVFDGIRIAYEAEVSRAREAGTIFDPVRKIVPNPMTHFYEDANGGTILRDELTHNVADLYNVAYDTMLLMLLRFFAHTDETERELEVLSRGTIRMMASALRPLGEALTKMPAGAPYPGLSAGPGFGYNRDVHLLPHKASAWIFFAERLGQLARKAAYIRTNFAVPPEIEEAAAALQDIAAKIGALSPRGVAATEAEIAAFETPIGATITPEHNGPYLVTNVASLTNSKGETLDARTEMALCRCGQSRMKPFCDGSHADAHFSSGKLPDRTPDRRVDYVGAEVTIHDNRGTCCHSGNCSDNLPSVFRNGQEPWIDPNGAPAQQIIDIVQQCPSGALSYSKRGVAHRDVDRAPGIYVSKDGPYHVTGGIELLHEQRNAGASTEHYALCRCGHSKNKPFCDGTHWYAKFTDEAN; this is translated from the coding sequence ATGTCGATCCTCGAAACTGCGGCGCCCGATCGTGCGCACATCGCGCCCGTCACCACGCGTGAAGAACTGATCTATCTGCTCTCGCGCGCAAGCGAGCTCGAGCACGGGCTGGCGTGCGTCTACCTTTACGCCGCGCACTCGCTCAAGAGCGACGTCGACGAAGGCGGCCTCACCGTCGAGCAAGCGCGGATGGTGCGCGACTGGAAACGCAAACTCGCCGGGGTCGCGATCGAGGAGATGCTGCACCTCGCGCAGGTGACGAACATGCTCACCGCGATCGGCGGGGCGCCGCACTTCCGACGCACGAACTTTCCGATGCCCCCCGAAGCGTTTCCGTTCGGGATCGAATTGTCGCTCGAGCCGTTTTCGCGCGGGCTCATCGAGCGGCTCGTGTGCTACGAGATGCCCGAAGCCGGCGTCCTCGCGGCGGAGAAGCAGTCGGCGTACGACGAGATCCGGTCGCGGGTGGTGCGCGAGCGCGAGGCGGAGATCGATGCGATGCCGACGCACTGCGCGGTCGAACCGTTCGAGATCGATTTTCGGACCGTCGGCGAGTTTTATCACAAGATCGAAAGCGGATTCCGGTGCATCCCCGAGGACGTGCTGTTCATCGGTCCGCGCGAAGCACAGGCCAACGCGCGCTTCGTCGATCTCGACGGCGAATTGATCGCCGTGGTCGACCGCGACTCGGCGTGCCGCGCGATCGAGATGATCGTCTCGCAGGGCGAGTCGCCGTCGACGGACCACCCGGACGCGCACTTCTGCGTGTTCGACGGGATCCGCATCGCGTACGAAGCCGAGGTCTCGCGTGCCCGTGAGGCCGGAACGATCTTCGATCCGGTGCGAAAAATCGTCCCCAACCCGATGACGCACTTCTATGAGGATGCGAACGGCGGGACGATCCTGCGCGACGAGCTGACGCACAACGTGGCGGACCTCTACAACGTCGCATACGACACGATGCTGCTGATGCTGCTGCGCTTCTTCGCCCACACCGACGAAACCGAACGCGAACTGGAGGTGCTCTCGCGCGGAACGATCCGGATGATGGCCTCGGCGCTGCGCCCGCTCGGCGAGGCGCTCACGAAGATGCCCGCCGGCGCGCCGTATCCGGGGCTCTCCGCCGGTCCCGGCTTCGGCTACAACCGCGACGTCCATCTCCTCCCTCACAAGGCCTCGGCGTGGATCTTCTTTGCCGAACGTCTGGGCCAGCTCGCGCGCAAGGCCGCCTACATCCGCACCAACTTCGCCGTCCCTCCCGAGATCGAAGAGGCCGCCGCCGCCCTGCAGGACATCGCCGCGAAGATCGGTGCGCTCTCGCCGCGCGGCGTCGCAGCGACCGAGGCGGAGATCGCCGCGTTCGAAACGCCGATCGGGGCGACGATCACGCCGGAACACAACGGCCCGTACCTCGTCACCAACGTCGCTTCGCTTACGAACTCGAAGGGGGAGACGCTGGACGCGCGCACGGAGATGGCGCTGTGCCGCTGCGGGCAGTCGCGGATGAAGCCGTTCTGCGACGGCTCGCATGCCGACGCGCACTTCAGCAGCGGCAAATTGCCCGATCGCACGCCGGATCGCCGCGTCGACTACGTCGGCGCCGAGGTGACGATCCACGACAACCGCGGCACGTGCTGCCACTCCGGCAACTGCAGCGACAACCTCCCGTCGGTGTTCCGCAACGGTCAGGAACCCTGGATCGATCCGAACGGTGCGCCGGCGCAGCAGATCATCGACATCGTGCAGCAGTGCCCCTCGGGCGCGTTGAGCTATTCGAAAAGGGGCGTCGCGCACCGCGACGTCGACCGCGCGCCGGGCATCTACGTCTCGAAAGACGGGCCGTACCACGTGACGGGCGGCATCGAATTGCTGCACGAGCAGCGCAACGCCGGCGCGTCGACGGAACACTACGCGCTGTGCCGCTGCGGCCACTCGAAGAACAAGCCGTTCTGCGACGGCACCCACTGGTACGCGAAGTTCACCGACGAGGCGAACTAG
- a CDS encoding ABC transporter ATP-binding protein gives MNAPAALAVERVSKAFGGVQAIREVSFDVPAGTLTALIGPNGAGKTTLFNLFTNLYRTDSGSVAFFGEPLAGRRSDAIARMGLVRTFQTARVFAGMTVLENVLAGAHMTARAPAFAQALRLPAATNDERALVARADALLDALGIAELRARPAASLPLGTQKIVELARALVARPRMLLLDEPAAGLNDAETDALASLLLAIHRSGTTVVVVEHNMSLVMGIADRVLVLDAGALIASGTPAEIQANPAVVAAYVGQAAP, from the coding sequence GTGAACGCTCCGGCCGCGCTGGCAGTCGAGCGCGTCTCGAAAGCGTTCGGCGGCGTGCAGGCGATTCGCGAGGTCTCGTTCGACGTGCCGGCCGGGACGCTGACCGCGCTGATCGGCCCCAACGGCGCCGGGAAGACGACGCTGTTCAATCTCTTCACCAACCTCTATCGCACCGATTCCGGCAGCGTCGCGTTCTTCGGCGAACCGCTGGCGGGACGGCGCTCCGACGCGATCGCGCGGATGGGACTGGTGCGCACGTTCCAGACGGCGCGCGTCTTCGCGGGGATGACGGTGCTCGAAAACGTGCTCGCCGGCGCGCACATGACGGCGCGCGCGCCGGCGTTCGCGCAGGCGCTGCGCCTTCCCGCCGCAACGAACGACGAACGCGCGCTGGTCGCGCGCGCCGACGCGCTGCTCGACGCGCTCGGGATCGCGGAGCTGCGCGCGCGGCCGGCGGCGTCTCTGCCGCTGGGAACGCAGAAGATCGTCGAGCTCGCCCGCGCGCTCGTCGCGCGGCCGCGGATGCTGCTGCTCGACGAGCCGGCCGCCGGACTCAACGACGCCGAGACCGACGCGCTCGCGAGCCTGCTGCTCGCGATCCACCGCTCCGGGACGACCGTGGTCGTCGTCGAGCACAACATGTCGCTGGTGATGGGGATCGCCGATCGCGTCCTCGTCCTCGACGCCGGGGCGCTGATCGCATCCGGCACGCCCGCCGAGATCCAAGCGAATCCGGCGGTCGTCGCGGCGTACGTCGGGCAGGCCGCGCCGTGA
- a CDS encoding TonB-dependent receptor, producing the protein MVLSRSRAPKPAAHLLASAVAAVVLLVAVARVNASAQATTVLAGTINGQSGPVSGAVVNATGSNLHLHTRTNAQGRFAFTSVPIGTYVVDVTAGALSASLRVDVPSAGADVTLSLAPIKEIGRTAVTARPPRAGSGTDVSLNSDLLAKSPASGSLPALLLQLPGAARGANGVVHINGDHGDINYVVDGVSIPQELNRTVGTEFDPNDIAYVEALQGAYPAQYGERFASVININTRNGSGPPGFSANLLGGTFTHLDSDVAYHTNLGSASLVLASRLEQSDRGLDPPNAASIHNQYSNANQFVRFTQPIRNDYLNLTVSHAHHSYQIPNDVAGGEPAATNDNETQDDLFAAMQYRHPVGDHGSLSFGPSYKRSRIRDLGDPANDFAYGIANAPGSPTDCAQALTSTGPVVGGVVTNPVPNPAVAYGNATCAFSLSGDRTAIDVGGNVDYENRSTHHTVRAGAQFDATHIAKAYDVTLQPGNFLAPIFTPGAPGAAYTVVDSAPNIGHLGAAYVQDAWKMGTAWQLDYGVRADTFGVSSSQFRAGFGMISPRIKLTRNFGARESVYAYYGRFFTPFSLENVSPLAAYTLNLPLQSSVAQFDLKPQRDTVYELGAHVTLGRGDLGLRIMQKNATDVIDDTQVGTTNLHQDINYAQGRIATQTAYYQLGLARGGRFYSSLTHTYAANKGCETQLLAPCFGASGDWTPADHDQRISATSGIVLNDRSGGWWAADGEYGSGLSSSLNPAGGITCAGAGLAQNIGGPCKRTPHLTFDLERGIVMAPGVELTLRMQNVFNDLYLVTFRNAQGNHYAAPRTFEVGLRFTTDRAAAPRR; encoded by the coding sequence ATGGTGTTGTCACGCTCGCGCGCGCCGAAGCCGGCCGCGCATCTTCTCGCCTCTGCCGTTGCGGCGGTCGTCCTGCTGGTTGCCGTCGCGCGCGTAAACGCGTCCGCGCAGGCGACCACCGTGCTCGCGGGGACCATCAACGGCCAGAGCGGCCCGGTGAGCGGCGCGGTCGTCAACGCGACCGGATCCAACCTGCACCTGCACACGCGAACCAACGCGCAGGGCCGGTTCGCGTTCACCTCCGTGCCGATCGGCACGTACGTCGTCGACGTCACGGCAGGGGCGCTCAGCGCATCGCTGCGCGTCGACGTCCCGTCGGCAGGCGCCGACGTCACGCTCTCGCTCGCCCCGATCAAAGAGATCGGCCGCACCGCGGTGACCGCGCGGCCGCCGCGCGCCGGCTCCGGGACCGACGTGAGCCTCAACAGCGACCTGCTCGCGAAATCGCCGGCGAGCGGAAGCCTTCCCGCGCTGCTGCTGCAGCTGCCGGGCGCCGCGCGCGGCGCCAACGGCGTGGTCCACATCAACGGCGACCACGGCGACATCAACTACGTCGTCGACGGTGTCTCGATCCCGCAGGAGCTCAACCGCACCGTCGGCACCGAGTTCGATCCCAACGACATCGCGTACGTCGAAGCGCTGCAAGGCGCCTACCCGGCGCAGTACGGCGAGCGCTTCGCCTCGGTGATCAACATCAACACGCGCAACGGCAGCGGCCCACCCGGCTTCTCGGCGAATCTGCTCGGCGGTACGTTCACGCACCTCGACTCCGACGTCGCGTATCACACCAACCTCGGCTCGGCGTCGCTCGTGCTCGCGTCACGGCTCGAACAGAGCGATCGCGGCCTCGATCCGCCCAACGCCGCCTCGATCCACAACCAATACAGCAACGCGAACCAGTTCGTGCGCTTCACCCAGCCGATCCGCAACGACTACCTGAACCTTACGGTCAGCCACGCGCATCACAGCTACCAGATTCCGAACGACGTCGCCGGCGGCGAGCCGGCCGCCACGAACGACAACGAAACCCAAGACGATCTGTTTGCCGCGATGCAGTACCGTCACCCGGTCGGCGATCACGGGTCGCTCTCGTTCGGACCGTCGTACAAACGCTCGCGCATTCGCGATCTCGGCGATCCGGCGAACGACTTCGCGTACGGGATCGCCAATGCGCCGGGCAGTCCGACCGATTGCGCGCAAGCGCTGACGTCGACGGGTCCCGTCGTCGGGGGCGTGGTGACGAACCCGGTGCCCAACCCGGCGGTCGCGTACGGGAACGCGACCTGCGCGTTCTCGCTCTCCGGCGACCGCACCGCGATCGACGTCGGCGGCAACGTCGATTACGAAAACCGCAGCACGCACCACACCGTGCGCGCCGGCGCCCAGTTCGACGCCACGCACATCGCCAAAGCGTACGACGTCACCCTGCAGCCGGGGAACTTCCTCGCGCCGATCTTCACCCCCGGCGCACCCGGCGCCGCCTACACGGTCGTCGACAGCGCGCCGAACATCGGTCACCTCGGCGCGGCGTACGTCCAAGATGCATGGAAGATGGGGACGGCGTGGCAGCTCGACTACGGCGTGCGCGCCGATACGTTCGGCGTTTCGTCGAGCCAGTTCCGCGCCGGCTTCGGGATGATCAGTCCGCGCATCAAGCTCACGCGCAATTTCGGAGCGCGCGAGAGCGTGTACGCGTACTACGGCCGCTTCTTCACGCCGTTCTCGCTCGAGAACGTCTCGCCGCTCGCGGCGTACACCCTGAACCTCCCGCTGCAGAGTTCCGTCGCGCAGTTCGATCTGAAGCCGCAGCGGGACACCGTCTACGAGCTCGGCGCGCACGTCACGCTCGGACGGGGCGATCTCGGCCTGCGCATCATGCAGAAAAACGCTACGGACGTGATCGACGACACGCAGGTCGGCACGACGAACCTGCACCAGGACATCAACTACGCGCAGGGCCGGATCGCGACGCAGACCGCGTATTATCAACTCGGGCTTGCACGCGGCGGCCGATTCTACTCCTCGCTGACGCACACGTATGCCGCGAACAAGGGCTGCGAAACGCAGCTGCTGGCACCGTGCTTCGGCGCGTCGGGCGACTGGACGCCGGCCGATCACGATCAGCGCATCAGCGCGACGTCCGGGATCGTGCTCAACGACCGTTCCGGCGGATGGTGGGCGGCGGACGGCGAGTACGGCAGCGGGCTCTCGTCGTCGCTGAACCCGGCCGGCGGGATCACCTGCGCCGGGGCGGGGCTCGCGCAGAACATCGGCGGCCCGTGCAAGCGGACGCCGCATCTCACGTTCGACCTCGAGCGCGGGATCGTCATGGCGCCGGGCGTCGAGCTGACGCTGCGGATGCAGAACGTGTTCAACGACCTCTATCTGGTGACGTTCCGCAACGCGCAGGGCAACCACTACGCCGCGCCGCGCACCTTCGAAGTCGGCTTGCGCTTCACGACCGATCGCGCCGCCGCTCCGCGCCGGTGA
- a CDS encoding MarR family winged helix-turn-helix transcriptional regulator, protein MTVARAKPLSGAFDPEPANSIGYLIRDSSRMILSRLQALLEPHNVTLGQYFILRELWQNEGVTQRELCARIGIGEQSAVATIDAMEARDLVVRTRSRQDRRKIQLYLTDRSRGLRDELLGAAAQVINAATADFAPSEIATLRGLLRKLNDRLERT, encoded by the coding sequence GTGACCGTGGCGCGCGCGAAGCCGCTCTCCGGCGCTTTCGACCCCGAGCCGGCGAACAGCATCGGCTACCTCATCCGCGACAGCTCGCGGATGATCCTGAGCCGGCTGCAGGCGCTGCTCGAGCCGCACAACGTGACGCTCGGCCAATATTTCATCCTGCGCGAACTCTGGCAGAACGAGGGCGTCACGCAACGCGAGCTCTGCGCGCGGATCGGGATCGGCGAACAGTCGGCGGTCGCGACGATCGACGCGATGGAGGCGCGCGACCTCGTCGTGCGGACGCGCAGCCGCCAGGACCGCCGCAAGATCCAGCTCTATCTCACCGACCGCAGCCGCGGCCTGCGCGACGAACTCCTCGGGGCCGCGGCGCAGGTCATCAACGCCGCGACCGCCGATTTCGCGCCGAGCGAGATCGCGACGCTCCGCGGGCTTCTACGCAAGCTGAACGATCGTCTCGAGCGCACGTAG
- the glf gene encoding UDP-galactopyranose mutase has product MYDYLVVGAGLAGSTIAERLATQLGASVLVIDKRPHVAGNTHDPVDADGLRYHQYGPHIFHTNSAEVVAYLSAFTAWRPYEHRVLARAGDRLVPIPINRTTINTLYGLDLDAAAVARFLADRAVPFARIENSEQMIVSRVGRELYETFFRGYTRKHWGLDPAELDASVCGRIPTRTGDDDRYFTDAFQAMPAEGYTAMVERMLASPEIDVVLGTDFAAIADRARFGHVIYTGPIDEYFDCKFGRLPYRSLRFEFETRDVGYVQPVGCINEPAIDVAHTRTTEYKHLTGQTLAKTILSREYPSAEGDPYYPIPRPENRELYRKYANLARAQRAVTFVGRLAEYRYYNMDQVVASALATFEDLASTAAAAS; this is encoded by the coding sequence GTGTACGATTACCTGGTCGTCGGCGCAGGGCTTGCCGGCAGCACGATCGCCGAGCGGCTTGCAACCCAGCTCGGCGCGAGCGTGCTCGTCATCGACAAACGGCCGCACGTCGCCGGGAACACGCACGATCCGGTGGACGCCGACGGCCTGCGCTACCACCAGTACGGGCCGCACATCTTCCACACCAACAGCGCCGAGGTCGTCGCGTACCTGAGCGCGTTCACCGCCTGGCGGCCGTACGAGCACCGGGTGCTCGCGCGCGCCGGCGACCGGCTCGTGCCGATCCCGATCAACCGCACGACGATCAACACGCTCTACGGGCTCGACCTCGACGCAGCCGCCGTCGCGCGCTTCCTCGCCGACCGCGCCGTGCCGTTCGCGCGGATCGAGAACTCCGAGCAGATGATCGTCTCGCGGGTCGGCCGCGAGCTGTACGAGACGTTCTTCCGCGGCTACACGCGCAAGCACTGGGGCCTCGACCCCGCCGAGCTGGACGCGAGCGTCTGCGGCCGCATCCCGACGCGCACAGGCGACGACGACCGCTACTTCACCGACGCGTTCCAGGCGATGCCTGCCGAGGGATACACCGCGATGGTCGAGCGCATGCTCGCGAGTCCGGAGATCGACGTCGTGCTCGGCACCGACTTCGCCGCGATCGCCGATCGGGCGCGGTTCGGCCACGTGATCTACACCGGGCCGATCGACGAGTATTTCGACTGCAAGTTCGGCCGGCTGCCATACCGCTCGCTGCGCTTCGAGTTCGAAACGCGCGACGTCGGGTACGTTCAGCCCGTCGGCTGCATCAACGAACCGGCGATCGACGTCGCGCACACGCGCACCACCGAATACAAGCACCTCACCGGACAGACGCTCGCAAAGACGATCCTCTCGCGCGAGTATCCGTCGGCCGAGGGCGATCCGTACTATCCGATCCCGCGCCCGGAGAACCGCGAGCTCTACCGCAAGTACGCGAACCTCGCCCGCGCCCAGCGCGCCGTCACCTTCGTCGGGCGGCTCGCCGAGTATCGCTACTACAACATGGACCAGGTCGTGGCGTCCGCGCTGGCGACCTTCGAAGACCTCGCGAGCACGGCCGCGGCCGCCTCGTAG